The Hyalangium minutum DNA segment GAGGAATGGAGACCTCCCGGAGGTCCCCCGTCTCCCTCTGACGCTGCTGCGCGTGTGCCTTCCCTACTCCGAACGGGACGAGGTGATTGCCGAGCTGTCGGCTGAGTTCACTGCCCGGCACGTCCGGGAGGGCCGGCGGGCGGCGCGGGCGTGGCTGTGGCGGCAAGTGCTCGGGTCGGTACCGCCGCTGGCGCGGCGCACATTCTCTCGCGGCTGGACCGGCTTCGAGCCGGCCTCCAGCCGTCTCCGCCCAGGAGGGCCTCTGATGGAGAGCCTCATCATTGATCTGCGGTACGCGGCGCGGCGCCTGCGGTCCCGTCCCACCTATGCCCTGCTGGCGGTGCTCACCCTGGCGCTGGGCGTGGGCGGAACGGCGGCGGCGTTCGGGCTGGTGCGAGGCCTGCTGATGACGCCCCTGCCCTACGCCAACGAGGAGCGGCTGGGCCTGTTCTGGAATCCGGGGGACTGGTCCGAGCGGGAGTTCCTCCACCTGTCGCCCGACTGGTCCGGGTTCAGCGGTGTGGCGGCGTTCACGGTGAGGGACTTGCCGCTGCGGCGCGGCGCGGACTCGGCGCCCGAGCTGATCTCGGCCGTCAACACGACCGCTGGGCTCTTCGACGTGCTCGGAGTGCGTCCGGCGCTCGGCCGCGGCTTCGAGCCCAACGAGGACCGTCCGGGGGCCGCACCGGCAGTGGTCCTCAGCTACGCGCTCTTCGAGTCGCTCGGTGCGCAGCCGTCGCTGGTGGGGAGCACGGTGGAGCTCGATGGGACGACACACACGGTGGTGGGGGTGACGCCCAAGGGCTTCTGGTTCCCGGACCCCACGGTGCGCGCGTGGCGGGTGGAGCAACTGAACGAGGAGGATGGCTCGGGCAACTACGCGCTGGTGGGACGGCGCGCACCGGGGACGGAGGGGGCCGCGCTCGACCTGGCGCTGAAGCGGATGGCCTCGCGGCTCGGCGAGCGCTTCCAGTACCCGGCGCAGTGGGACAAGACGCGCGCGCCTGCGCTGACGCCCCTGCGAGAGCACCTGCTCGGACCGCTCCAGCTGCCGTTGCTGGCGACGCTCACGGCGATGGCAGTGCTGTTGCTCATCGCGTGCGCCAACGTCACGGCCCTGATGCTCGGGCAGGTGGACGCCCGTGCGACCGAGCTGGCGGTCCGGATGGCGCTGGGCGCGGATGGCCGGAGGATGACGCAGCAGTTGCTCGCGGAGGCGCTCCTGTTGGGGCTGTCGGCGGCGGGAGTGGGCGCGGTGATTGCCGCGCAGGGCTTCCGGCTCCTTTCTTCGGCACTCCCACTCGGACCGCTGGCCGCACGGGGCTCACTGGACTGGGGGGTGTTCTTCGCCTCGCTGGTGCTGGCGCTCTTGGCGGCACTGGGGGTGGCGATGCTGCCGGCCTGGTCGCTGCGGAAGTCCCATCCTCAGCGTGCGCTGGGGAACGCGCGGACAGGCGGCATTGGTGCGCGTGGAGGACGGACCGAGGGTGCGCTGGTGGTGGGACAGGTGGCGCTCGCGGTGCTACTGACGGCGGGAGCGGCGCTGCTCGTGCGCTCGGTGGCGAACCTGCGCGCCATCGATCCGGGCGTGGACACGGGCAGTGTGGCGGTGCTGGACGTGGTGATGGAGGCGAACGTCGCTCCCGAGGCGCGGCGGCGGATGCTGGCGGAGCTGGAGACGGGGCTCGCGGCAGTGCCAGGCGCTCGGGCGGCGGGAGTGACGCAGAAGCTGCCCCTGCGGGGCTCGGGTGACAGTTGGGGAATGGCACTGGAGGACAAGCCAGACCTTCCGCGCACCACCACCTATGTGCGGCTGGTAACGCCTGGGTATTTCGCGACGGCGGGGATCCAGCTGCTCGAGGGCCGTCTGCTGAGCACGGACGACCGCGAGGGCTCGGAGCTCGCAGTCGTCGTCAACCACGCGCTCGCCGCGAAGTACTTCCCGGGCGAGAGCCCACTGGGGCGGCGAATCGCCTCGGGGAGCGGCCAGTGGGCGCGAGTCGTCGGCGTGGTGGAGGACGTGGCGGAGGCGGGGCTCACGGATGGGCCAGTCCCGGCGCGGTACATGCTCTATGCTCAGCTGACGGACTACACGCCGACCCGGCACACGCTGGTGCTCCGCGCGCAGCCGGGCCACGATCCCGCGGCGCTGCTCGAGGACGCTCGCCGCCAGCTGGCCGCTGTGGCGCCTTCCGTCGCCGTGCAGCGCACCACCACACTGGAGGCGGTGTTCGCGCAGGCAATCGGTCCCGCGCGGCAGGTGATGTCCGTGCTGGTGCTGCTCACGGCGCTCGCGGTGGTGCTGGGCGCGGTGGGTGTGTACGGCGTCACGGCGCACTTCGTCCGCCGGCGCCAGAGGGACCTGGGCATCCGCATCGCCCTGGGGCTGAGCCCGTCTCGCCTGATAGCGCAGGTGGTGGGCCGGGGCGGAGCGCTGGTGCTGACCGGAAGCGTGATCGGCACCATCGCGGCGCTCATCCTGGCGAGGCTGCTCTCCACCTTCCTATACGGCATCAGCGCGGTGGACCCGCTCTCACTGGCGGGAGCCACCCTGACGCTGCTGGCTGTCGGAGTGGCCGCAGCGCTGCTGCCCGCCTGGCGTGCCAGCCGCCTCGATCCGGCGGCCGTGTTCCGCGAGAGTTAGACCGATGCCCTGAGCCAGGCCTGGGTGTGGTAGGCCGGGCCTGCCATGCCTTCCACTCCCGCCCTCACGTCCATCGGCTTCGATGCCGACGACACGCTCTGGCAGAACGAGCACTTCTACCGGCTGACCGAGCAGCGCTTCACGGAGTTCCTCGCCGATCACGCCGAGCCCCACCACCTCTCCGCCCGGCTGCTCGAGGCCGAGAAGCGCAACCTCCAGCACTACGGCTTCGGCATCAAGGGCTTCACCCTCTCGATGATCGAGACGGCCATTGAGGTCACCGAGGGCCGCGTCCCCGCCTCCGTCATCCAGCAGATCCTCCTCGCGGGCCGTGAGATGCACAGCCACCCGGTGGAGACCATGCCCCATGTCCGGGAGACCCTGGAGCAACTGGCCGGCTCCTACCGGATCATCCTCATCACCAAGGGAGACCTCTTCGACCAGGAGCGCAAGCTCGCCCAGTCCGGGCTCGGCGACCTGTTCAACGCGGTCGAGATCGTCAGTGACAAGACCGCGGCCACCTACCAGCGCATCTTCGCCCGCCACGGCGATGGTCCCGAGCGCAGCATGATGGTCGGCAACTCCCTGAAATCCGACGTCATCCCGGCCATCCAGGCCGGAAGCTGGGGCGTCTACGTGCCGCACACCCATACGTGGGCGCTCGAGCACGCCGAGGCTCCCCTCCACGAGCCTCGCTTCAAGCAGCTGGCCCACCTGGGAGAACTCCTCGGCGTGCTGGAGCAGTTCGGCGCGGCCCGCTGACCCCCGACACGACAGGACCGGCGCTCCAGTCATCCCAGAGCACCGGTCCCGTCACCCCTCCCGGCAGTCAGGTCATCAGACTCGGACGCGACGGCTGCGGCCAGCCATCCCCACCAGCAACAGCAACAACATCGAGCCGATCACCGAGAAGATGAGCCCCGTCGGATGCAGGTCGAACACACGGCCATCCGTGTAGAACAGCGAAGCCACGAAGCCGCCCACGAACGAGCCGGCGATGCCCAGCAGCGTGGTCGCCAACAGCCCCATGGACTGATTCCCCGGCATGAGCGCGCGAGCAATCAGGCCCGCGATCAGACCAATCACCAGAAACGCGATGATACCCATGACTGCCTCCTTGAATGGAGAGCACCGCGGCGTGCGGCGCTGTTGGGAACCAAAGTGGTGTTCTCAGGCGCTGAGGACAACCTGCCGGCGAACCTTTGCATCGCGAGCGCTCCCCTGCCTGCCCGCTCTCCAGACGGCTGCCTGCTCGAGGCTCCCCAAAGAACGTTGAAAAGTGGGGGAAACGTCAGAGGGACGGGCTAGACAACCCTACCCATGGCGAAGGCAAAGACGCACTACACCTGCCAGGCGTGCGGGTACCAAACGGCGAAGTGGCTCGGGAAGTGTCCGGACTGCGGCGCCTGGAGCTCGCTGCTGGAGGAAACCGAGTCAAAGGTGGACGAGAAGCGCCCGGCCTGGGGCGCCTCGGGCGGAGCCGCCAAGCCCGTGCTGCTCAAGGACGTGAGCGGTGAAGTGGAAGCCCGCCGCCGCACCGGCATCGCCGAGTTCGACCGCGTGCTGGGCGGCGGCGTGGTGGATGGCTCGCTGGTGCTGCTCGGAGGTGATCCCGGCATCGGCAAGTCCACGCTGCTGCTGGCGGCGCTGGACCGGCTCTCCCGCCATGGGCCCGTGCTCTACGTGTCCGGAGAGGAGAGCCTGCGGCAGACGAAGATGCGCGCCGAGCGGCTGCGCGTGGAGAGCCAGTTGCTGCATCTCTTCGCGGAGACGGACGCGAACCGGGTGCTGAGCGCGGCCGAGGCCCTCAAGCCCGCGGCGCTGGTGGTGGACTCCATCCAGACGATGTACCTGCCAGAGCTGGGCAACGCGCCGGGCAGCATCACCCAGGTGCGCGAGGTGGCCGGGAGGCTGATGGCTTTCGCCAAGCGCTCGGGGGTGCCCACCTTCATCGTGGGCCATGTGACGAAGGAGGGCTCCATCGCGGGCCCGCGCGTGCTGGAACACATGGTGGACACCGTCCTCTATTTCGAGGGCGAGCGGGGACACCCGTTCCGCATTCTCCGCGCGCACAAGAACCGCTTCGGCTCCACCAACGAGATCGGCGTCTTCGAGATGAAGGGCCTGGGGCTGGTGGAGGTACCGGACCCGTCCGCCCTCTTCCTGGCGGAGCGGCCCGTGGGCAAGTCCGGCAGCGTGGTGACGTCCACGCTCAATGGCACCCGGCCACTGCTGGTGGAAGTCCAAGCCCTGGTGGCGCCCACCGGCTACGGCACGGCGCGGCGCACGGCCATCGGCGTGGATGGCAACCGCGTGGCGCTGCTGGCGGCGGTGCTGGAGAAGAAGGAAGACATCCCCCTGGTGGGATGTGATCTGTTCGTCAACGTGGCAGGCGGCATGCAGCTGTCCGAGCCCGCGTGCGACCTGGCCGTGTGCGCGGCGCTCGTGTCCAGCCTGCAGAACCGTCCCATGGACCCGCACACGCTGGTGTTGGGAGAGGTAGGCCTGGCAGGCGAGGTGCGCGCGGTGGGTCAAGTGGAGCCCCGGCTCGCCGAGGCCGTGAAGATGGGCTTCCAACGCGTGGTGCTCCCCAGCGGCAGCGCGCGGCGGCTGGAAGAGAAGAAGCTCCAAGTGGTGCCCGTGGAGACACTCAGCGAGGCCTTGCGCGCGCTGTTCGACTGAAGCGCCCGGAAACGACCGGACGCAGCCTCCCCCCGGACACGTCGCTCCTCCTCCTACGCGAGGTTCTCCGACGGGCCCGGCATGACGGGGGCCTCGGGAAGAGGCGCCAGCAGGCCCTTGGCCGCCTCCACGGCGTCGTGCGTCCCCGCCAGGGCCAGCACATCCCCCGGCTTGAGCACCTCTCCAGCCGTGGGGACGGAGACGTTCTCCCCTCCTCGATGGATGGCGAGCACAGTCGCTCCCGTCAAGCCTCGCAGGTTCAGCTCCGCGAGGCTCTTTCCCACCGCGGGGCTCGCCTCCTCCAGCCGCACTGGCGTGGGCGTCCCAAGGCCGGGCAGCAGCACCTGCACCTTCTCCAGGGCCGGAGCGGAGTGCTCCGTCCCCGGAGCCTTCGCGTGGGACTGCGCGGCGAGCGCCTCCACGATGACTTGCGCCCCTGCCCGCACGTGTCCGTGCAGGTTCGTGGTGCTGCGCCAGAGCGCCACGCCCAGCACGCCGAGGAGCCCCAGCACGATGAGTGGCCCGGTGTAGCCCCGGAGGAACGGCTGCGTGAACGCGACGACGGGCGCGCCCACCAGGAGCACGATGATGACCTGCAGCGTGAGGACGAGCACCCGCCGGGGAGCCGCCGCCAGATCGGTCTTTCCCTCCGCCCGCAACGGGAGCGCCACCGCCGCCAGCTCTCCCGCGAGCCGCCGTGCCACCCGGACAATCCCCACGAGGAACGGCAGCGCCAGAATGACCGCTCCGGCGATGACGAGCTTCTCCGCCAGTGACTCACTGAGTCCCACTTGCTCCTCGACGCGATGGGTGATCTTCCCCAGCGCCAGTGAGGTTCCAATCACCAGCCCGACCAGGAGCGCCGCGTCGACGAGCAGCAGGCCGATGTTCCGCCGAACGCTGGAGCCGAGCGTCTGCTTCCGAGGGGCCTCGCGGAGCTGCTCGAGCCAACTCCCATAGAGCGCCACGAAGGTCTGAAGCGGCTTGGGCAGCTTGCGGTCCACCCAGTTCGCCGCAGGCCCCGAGGCGCGGATGAACATGGGCGTCGTCAACGTGGTGATGGCGGAGACCGCCACCGCGATGGGGTAGATAAAATCCCCGGTCGCCTTCAGCGACAGGCCCAGGCTGGCGATGATGAAGGAGAACTCGCCGATCTGCGCGAGGCTCATCCCGGCTTGCACGGAAGTACGGGTGCCATTGCCTGTGAGGAAAGCCCCAAGGGTGACGCTGACGATCTTCCCCAGGATGACCACGACCGTGAATGCCACGATGGCCACCCAGTAGCGCCCGATGATCGCCGGGTCGATCATCATGCCCACCGAGACGAAGAAGATGGCCGCGAACACGTCCCGCACCGGCTGAATGAGGTGCTCCACCTCCTTCTCCTCGCCGGACTCGGCCACCAGCGAGCCCGCCAGGAACGCCCCCAGCGCCACCGAGTAGCCGAACGCCTGCGCCAGCAGCGCGATCGCGAAGCACAGCCCCACGCTCGCCACGAGCGTCGTCTCCGGCCGGTTGAGCTTGACCACCGCGCGGATGATTCGAGGGACGATCAGCAGCCCCACGGCGACCAGCCCCACCAGGAACGCCGCCAGCTTCCCCAGGGTGAGGGCCAGATCTCCGGCCGACAGGCCGCTCCCTGTGGAGATACCCGTGAGCAGCGCCATGAGGAGAATCGCGATGAGGTCCTCGACGATGAGCACACCGACGACGAGCTCGCGCAGCCTCCCGCGGATCTTCTGCTCATCGAAGGCCTTGGCGATGATCGTCGTACTGGAGATGGCGATGAGCGCCCCCGCGAAGATGCTCTCGAGGGACGTCCACCCAAAGGCTCGGCCCAGCACGAAGCCCAGCCACACCATGATGCTGCACTGGATGACGGCCGTGAGCCCCGCGGTGGGTCCCACCGCGAACAGCTTGCGCAGGCTGAATTCCAGCCCTAGCGAAAACATCAGGAGGATGACGCCCAGCTCTGACAGCGTCTGGACGATGCCCGTGTCCGCGACCAGCGGAATGGGGAGATAGGGACCAACGATGAGGCCCGCCAGGATGTACCCGAGCACCACCGGCTGGCGCAGCCGCTGGAACAACACCGTGGTGACCGCAGCGACGCACATCACCAACGCGATGGCCTTCAGAAGATCATGGGCGCCGTGCATGAGCGCACCTCCAAGAGAGAGAGTAAGGATGCGGCGAGGCCCGTGCCTCGCCCAGGCCTGCTACGCCGGGCGAGGCGCGCTCCAACGGCCCGCTGAAGCAACTCAGCTACAGGCTTCGAAGATCACCGCCGCAAGGACGATCACGGAGCAGCCGATGACGGCGGCTCCCATCCGCCCCCACTGGATGCGATTGGCTCCTCCGAGCTGGGGGAGTTCTTCTTCGGGGATTTCGGGACGCAGAGAAGACACGACAGGTTCAGGGTTCTGCAAGTGAGAGGTCCTTCCGCGCCAGATGCGCGGATCCAAAGGTGGGTGAATGGCCCAGCAGCACAGGGCTCGAGCGAGCGCCGCGTCTGGAGGCCGGACGAGGAGCGCGGCCCTCCAAGGGCCGCCCCCTCAGCAGCACCTCAACCGCGAGCGGGAGGGCCGCGCAGGGGCCGTGTGACGATCTGAGGGCGATCCGCGGTATGGCTGGCGGCCCCCGGCTCGGATGCGTCTCGCATCCGGTGAGTCCACGCCAGGATGATGGCGTCCTGGCGCTGGCGGATCAGCCGGACCAGCGACTGCGCATCGGGCAGGAGCCTCGCGCGCCCCCGGCTCGACGCCAGCTGCGCGTGCAGCTGAACCGCGGGGGACGCACTCGTGAGGGCAGCCCACTCCTGAGGCGCTTCGGCCTTGGGCTGCATGCACGGCTGCTGGGCAAGCATCCCCGGGCCAGGCAGCGTCCCTTGAGTGACCTTCACGCACCGGGCGGGCTCACGGCCGTGCGCGATTCGCGTGGGCGTAGGCTCCGACAGCCCTGCCCCCCATGTGGTCAGGACGAGCGCCAGCAGCGCCGGCCCCACGAGGAGCACCAGCCGGAGCGGCTCTCGCCCCTGAATGGGCAGCCGTGCTGTGCGCGCTCCCGAGTACATGGCCCTCCTCAGGTACTACGTGGCTCCGTTCCAAGTAAAGGGAACCTGCGGCCAAATCGCATGCCTGGGGCAACACCTCGCGCGCTACTCGTCCTCCCGCTGGCCAAACATCAGGCGCAGAAAGGGCAGATCCTCCGTGCGCGAGAACACGTAGACGTGGTCCCCCGGCTTG contains these protein-coding regions:
- a CDS encoding ADOP family duplicated permease is translated as MPQSDPRNGDLPEVPRLPLTLLRVCLPYSERDEVIAELSAEFTARHVREGRRAARAWLWRQVLGSVPPLARRTFSRGWTGFEPASSRLRPGGPLMESLIIDLRYAARRLRSRPTYALLAVLTLALGVGGTAAAFGLVRGLLMTPLPYANEERLGLFWNPGDWSEREFLHLSPDWSGFSGVAAFTVRDLPLRRGADSAPELISAVNTTAGLFDVLGVRPALGRGFEPNEDRPGAAPAVVLSYALFESLGAQPSLVGSTVELDGTTHTVVGVTPKGFWFPDPTVRAWRVEQLNEEDGSGNYALVGRRAPGTEGAALDLALKRMASRLGERFQYPAQWDKTRAPALTPLREHLLGPLQLPLLATLTAMAVLLLIACANVTALMLGQVDARATELAVRMALGADGRRMTQQLLAEALLLGLSAAGVGAVIAAQGFRLLSSALPLGPLAARGSLDWGVFFASLVLALLAALGVAMLPAWSLRKSHPQRALGNARTGGIGARGGRTEGALVVGQVALAVLLTAGAALLVRSVANLRAIDPGVDTGSVAVLDVVMEANVAPEARRRMLAELETGLAAVPGARAAGVTQKLPLRGSGDSWGMALEDKPDLPRTTTYVRLVTPGYFATAGIQLLEGRLLSTDDREGSELAVVVNHALAAKYFPGESPLGRRIASGSGQWARVVGVVEDVAEAGLTDGPVPARYMLYAQLTDYTPTRHTLVLRAQPGHDPAALLEDARRQLAAVAPSVAVQRTTTLEAVFAQAIGPARQVMSVLVLLTALAVVLGAVGVYGVTAHFVRRRQRDLGIRIALGLSPSRLIAQVVGRGGALVLTGSVIGTIAALILARLLSTFLYGISAVDPLSLAGATLTLLAVGVAAALLPAWRASRLDPAAVFRES
- a CDS encoding HAD family hydrolase; this translates as MPSTPALTSIGFDADDTLWQNEHFYRLTEQRFTEFLADHAEPHHLSARLLEAEKRNLQHYGFGIKGFTLSMIETAIEVTEGRVPASVIQQILLAGREMHSHPVETMPHVRETLEQLAGSYRIILITKGDLFDQERKLAQSGLGDLFNAVEIVSDKTAATYQRIFARHGDGPERSMMVGNSLKSDVIPAIQAGSWGVYVPHTHTWALEHAEAPLHEPRFKQLAHLGELLGVLEQFGAAR
- a CDS encoding GlsB/YeaQ/YmgE family stress response membrane protein gives rise to the protein MGIIAFLVIGLIAGLIARALMPGNQSMGLLATTLLGIAGSFVGGFVASLFYTDGRVFDLHPTGLIFSVIGSMLLLLLVGMAGRSRRVRV
- the radA gene encoding DNA repair protein RadA, which translates into the protein MAKAKTHYTCQACGYQTAKWLGKCPDCGAWSSLLEETESKVDEKRPAWGASGGAAKPVLLKDVSGEVEARRRTGIAEFDRVLGGGVVDGSLVLLGGDPGIGKSTLLLAALDRLSRHGPVLYVSGEESLRQTKMRAERLRVESQLLHLFAETDANRVLSAAEALKPAALVVDSIQTMYLPELGNAPGSITQVREVAGRLMAFAKRSGVPTFIVGHVTKEGSIAGPRVLEHMVDTVLYFEGERGHPFRILRAHKNRFGSTNEIGVFEMKGLGLVEVPDPSALFLAERPVGKSGSVVTSTLNGTRPLLVEVQALVAPTGYGTARRTAIGVDGNRVALLAAVLEKKEDIPLVGCDLFVNVAGGMQLSEPACDLAVCAALVSSLQNRPMDPHTLVLGEVGLAGEVRAVGQVEPRLAEAVKMGFQRVVLPSGSARRLEEKKLQVVPVETLSEALRALFD
- a CDS encoding cation:proton antiporter, translated to MHGAHDLLKAIALVMCVAAVTTVLFQRLRQPVVLGYILAGLIVGPYLPIPLVADTGIVQTLSELGVILLMFSLGLEFSLRKLFAVGPTAGLTAVIQCSIMVWLGFVLGRAFGWTSLESIFAGALIAISSTTIIAKAFDEQKIRGRLRELVVGVLIVEDLIAILLMALLTGISTGSGLSAGDLALTLGKLAAFLVGLVAVGLLIVPRIIRAVVKLNRPETTLVASVGLCFAIALLAQAFGYSVALGAFLAGSLVAESGEEKEVEHLIQPVRDVFAAIFFVSVGMMIDPAIIGRYWVAIVAFTVVVILGKIVSVTLGAFLTGNGTRTSVQAGMSLAQIGEFSFIIASLGLSLKATGDFIYPIAVAVSAITTLTTPMFIRASGPAANWVDRKLPKPLQTFVALYGSWLEQLREAPRKQTLGSSVRRNIGLLLVDAALLVGLVIGTSLALGKITHRVEEQVGLSESLAEKLVIAGAVILALPFLVGIVRVARRLAGELAAVALPLRAEGKTDLAAAPRRVLVLTLQVIIVLLVGAPVVAFTQPFLRGYTGPLIVLGLLGVLGVALWRSTTNLHGHVRAGAQVIVEALAAQSHAKAPGTEHSAPALEKVQVLLPGLGTPTPVRLEEASPAVGKSLAELNLRGLTGATVLAIHRGGENVSVPTAGEVLKPGDVLALAGTHDAVEAAKGLLAPLPEAPVMPGPSENLA